A portion of the Sphingobacterium spiritivorum genome contains these proteins:
- a CDS encoding SusC/RagA family TonB-linked outer membrane protein, with protein MKRLFLTQFMMLFLLFLWIENGYAQDKKLIRGTVSNNSGKPISGVTVLSKLSRKSTSTDAQGKYAIESPGGQDILTFNSLGFTSREEPVNNRQIIDIILNEQSKDLDEVVVVGYGTRSKQNVGGAVISVDKKLLKDRPVTNTLSALQGAAPGLVITRTNGQPGREGWTARIRGITTLGTQNAPLVIIDGVEGDINTLNPNDIEDLTVLEDAASAAIYGAKAGGGVIVVRTKAGKANQKTSFDVNSMYTWRTPYARPELLSSRRQAELQNAGSLFANQPVPFSDEQLAWLDDPNINEVYNKNSNSWEYFYNNNMEEILLRKQSPQRSINLTASGGSDKSAYLFSMGYLDQQGAFKFGSDSYSRFNSRINYNTKFSEIFNLDARLSFAKERTNTPPVGADGEGLIYNIYSIRATRNPIFTPGTNGAMYAFIGTISNAYPMLKDGGYDNEDKYSGNAVLTLSANQILKGLDLKATYSPGLVLSDRERFLRTVPRYSIDKDMKPIAAAALNPVNSLTKIRPYTLTQNFFTTADYDLKLKAHHFHVLGGYEYKEYKFDQIQAIQRALLLNDFPSLNYTTLANANVSNVSDDIQVNTWISYFGRLSYDYNKKYYAEGIIRRDGSSRLATGNKFQTFYSGNVFWRAAQETWFKEALPWIDEFKIAASYGTAGGAQTSNPNLNNYDFQAALSSGYYPFNDSRTAYFFQGALPADGKSWEIIKTSNIGFDLDFLNRRLHIHYDYFIKQNDNVFVGQQLPAVLGVTPNAANLAAIRVKGWGVLINWKDQFRDGGYFVSANLSDDKNEVIRYDGSVSYGLGINPSLPGHSTNSIYGYKADGYFDNAEELAAYPSRPGTKVGDIKLLDINGDGIINQGTNSADNRGDLVYLGNTNPRYVFGLSAGVNWKGFDFSVLFNGVGKRSIGLSPSASIAFYDGWRMPWAIHEDYWRPDNLNAKFPAIRIGDRINDQESSHWVQNASYIRLKNIQLGYTITKEVHRVKQMGDIRIFFSGQDLWEKTGMWFNYYDPENTDRVGFSYPLWRSFALGLHINF; from the coding sequence ATGAAAAGATTATTTTTAACTCAGTTCATGATGCTTTTTTTACTCTTTCTATGGATAGAGAACGGATACGCACAAGACAAAAAATTAATTCGTGGAACAGTAAGTAATAACTCAGGTAAACCCATCTCCGGAGTAACTGTTTTGTCAAAATTGAGCAGGAAATCTACTTCCACAGACGCACAGGGCAAATATGCTATTGAAAGTCCAGGTGGACAAGATATTTTAACATTCAATTCACTGGGATTTACAAGTAGAGAAGAACCTGTCAACAACAGACAGATTATAGATATCATTCTGAATGAACAGTCCAAGGATCTGGACGAAGTGGTGGTAGTAGGGTACGGTACCCGAAGCAAGCAAAATGTCGGAGGAGCTGTCATTTCTGTGGATAAAAAATTACTAAAAGACCGTCCTGTCACTAACACATTATCAGCATTGCAGGGAGCTGCACCCGGATTGGTGATTACACGTACAAACGGACAGCCGGGTCGTGAAGGCTGGACAGCCCGTATACGTGGAATTACTACTTTAGGCACTCAAAATGCACCTTTAGTCATCATTGATGGAGTAGAAGGAGATATAAACACATTGAATCCCAATGATATTGAAGATCTGACGGTACTGGAAGATGCTGCATCTGCAGCGATTTACGGAGCAAAAGCCGGCGGAGGTGTTATTGTGGTTCGTACGAAAGCCGGAAAAGCAAATCAGAAAACCTCATTTGATGTCAATTCAATGTACACCTGGAGAACTCCTTATGCACGTCCCGAATTGTTAAGCTCAAGAAGACAAGCCGAATTACAGAATGCAGGAAGCCTTTTTGCAAATCAACCCGTTCCTTTTTCAGACGAGCAGTTAGCATGGCTGGATGATCCCAATATAAATGAAGTATATAATAAAAATTCAAACTCATGGGAATATTTTTATAACAATAACATGGAAGAGATTTTGCTGCGTAAACAAAGTCCGCAAAGGAGTATAAACCTTACAGCAAGTGGGGGTAGTGATAAATCAGCATATTTATTTTCGATGGGATACCTTGATCAGCAGGGAGCATTTAAATTTGGATCTGATAGCTATAGCAGATTCAATTCACGTATCAATTACAATACTAAGTTTTCTGAAATTTTTAATCTTGATGCACGTTTGTCTTTCGCTAAAGAGAGAACCAACACTCCGCCTGTAGGAGCTGACGGCGAAGGATTAATTTATAACATTTACTCCATCCGTGCTACCAGAAATCCAATTTTTACACCGGGTACAAATGGAGCCATGTATGCCTTTATTGGCACTATCTCCAATGCCTATCCAATGTTAAAGGACGGCGGCTACGACAATGAGGATAAGTATAGTGGAAATGCAGTTCTCACTTTATCCGCCAATCAGATTCTGAAGGGGCTTGATCTGAAAGCAACCTACAGCCCGGGATTGGTACTATCCGACAGAGAGAGATTCCTCAGAACAGTTCCGCGTTATAGTATTGATAAAGATATGAAACCAATTGCCGCTGCCGCTCTTAATCCTGTAAACTCTTTGACCAAAATACGACCATACACATTAACCCAAAATTTTTTCACCACTGCTGATTATGATTTAAAGCTGAAAGCACATCATTTTCATGTTTTAGGAGGTTATGAATACAAAGAATATAAGTTTGATCAGATTCAGGCAATACAAAGGGCGCTATTACTGAATGATTTCCCCAGCTTAAACTATACCACATTAGCCAATGCAAATGTAAGTAATGTATCAGATGATATTCAGGTAAATACGTGGATATCCTATTTCGGAAGATTGTCTTATGATTACAACAAAAAATATTATGCTGAGGGTATTATAAGAAGAGATGGCAGTTCCCGACTGGCAACCGGGAATAAATTTCAGACTTTTTATTCCGGTAATGTATTCTGGCGGGCAGCTCAGGAAACTTGGTTTAAGGAGGCACTTCCCTGGATAGACGAATTTAAAATTGCCGCATCTTATGGTACCGCAGGTGGTGCACAAACATCAAATCCAAATTTAAACAATTACGATTTTCAGGCTGCGCTTTCAAGCGGTTATTACCCTTTCAATGATTCCAGAACAGCGTATTTCTTTCAGGGTGCATTACCCGCAGATGGTAAATCATGGGAAATAATCAAAACGTCTAATATCGGCTTCGATCTGGATTTTCTTAATCGCAGACTGCATATCCATTACGATTATTTCATAAAACAAAATGACAATGTATTTGTGGGTCAACAGCTGCCCGCTGTATTAGGTGTTACGCCCAATGCAGCCAATTTAGCAGCCATCCGTGTAAAGGGATGGGGAGTGCTGATCAACTGGAAAGACCAGTTTAGAGATGGAGGATATTTCGTTTCAGCAAACTTAAGTGATGATAAAAATGAAGTGATACGCTATGATGGTTCAGTATCATATGGACTGGGTATAAACCCTTCTTTACCGGGTCATTCTACAAATTCGATATATGGATACAAAGCAGACGGATACTTTGATAATGCCGAAGAATTGGCGGCTTATCCATCCAGACCGGGTACAAAGGTAGGTGATATCAAGTTGTTGGATATTAACGGAGACGGTATAATTAATCAGGGTACAAACTCTGCTGATAATCGTGGTGATCTGGTCTATCTGGGCAATACAAATCCAAGATATGTATTTGGCCTGAGTGCCGGAGTGAATTGGAAAGGTTTTGATTTTTCGGTGCTTTTTAATGGTGTCGGTAAACGCTCGATTGGTTTAAGTCCTTCTGCGTCTATTGCCTTTTATGATGGGTGGAGAATGCCATGGGCCATTCATGAAGATTACTGGAGACCGGACAATTTAAACGCAAAATTTCCAGCTATCCGTATTGGAGACAGGATAAATGATCAGGAGTCATCACATTGGGTTCAGAATGCCAGTTATATACGGTTGAAAAATATTCAACTTGGTTACACCATAACTAAAGAAGTACACCGTGTAAAACAAATGGGTGATATTCGTATATTTTTTTCCGGTCAGGATCTATGGGAAAAGACAGGGATGTGGTTTAATTATTATGACCCCGAGAATACCGACAGAGTTGGATTTAGCTATCCTTTGTGGCGTAGTTTCGCTCTTGGTCTCCATATTAATTTTTAG
- a CDS encoding response regulator → MIKSSKNNYKYRLKGFDKKWNITKIPYAHYMNVPAGDYIFQIFTANNDNVWSVNPLEFNVRIQPPVWLTWWAILGYIVILFSLLFFVTRFVIERKLLLNSKKEHTKKINFFTQISHEIRTPLTLITVPLKDLVYSTSAMPLIHSKIKRIHKNADKLLNLINELLEYRKIEAGAEVLKQAPVAMNGYLSEFFYLFSDLAISKRLNFSIKHLDDPGRLLLDVKQFDKVLFNLISNAIKYSKEGGTVFLSAELHSNKYIITIADNGLGITDDNQFKIFEEYYRDPKAQDSIGTGIGLAITKSIVEQHGGIIYCNTVVIDSEKYTVFNIELPDILFTNKEHTEIEVEEHFEHIIEKVSNRPTLLLVDDNTEMIDVLKEILAVHYRIITAEDGEQGIMKAKQFLPDLIISDVMMPVKNGLILCEELKTNVLTAHLPIILLTADTSEESLVKGLRNGANIYLQKPFNPEALILVVHNLLDIALRNRQNFIYEDNNSPIKNLSEVDQEFILNLEQIIENNLSNHLFSVDYLAEQTGLSQHILYKKLKSLTNLSVNNFIKRYRFKKAYDLLKSNQNVSEVAYIVGFADRKYFSREFKKYYGKNPSEIHLQSKKDY, encoded by the coding sequence TTGATAAAATCATCAAAAAACAATTATAAATATCGGCTTAAAGGGTTTGATAAAAAGTGGAATATAACTAAAATTCCATATGCCCACTACATGAATGTACCGGCTGGCGATTATATATTCCAAATTTTTACGGCTAACAATGATAATGTATGGAGTGTAAATCCACTGGAATTTAATGTTAGAATACAACCTCCGGTCTGGCTTACATGGTGGGCAATTCTGGGATATATTGTTATTTTGTTCTCCTTGTTGTTTTTTGTCACCCGCTTTGTAATTGAGAGAAAGTTATTGCTGAATTCTAAAAAGGAGCATACAAAAAAAATCAATTTCTTCACTCAGATTTCCCATGAAATAAGAACTCCTCTTACACTTATTACTGTGCCATTAAAGGATCTGGTTTATAGTACCAGTGCTATGCCACTCATCCACTCAAAGATCAAGAGAATCCATAAAAACGCGGATAAATTATTGAATCTGATTAATGAATTATTGGAATATCGCAAGATTGAAGCAGGAGCGGAAGTACTAAAACAAGCACCTGTAGCAATGAATGGATATCTGTCAGAATTTTTTTATTTATTTTCAGATCTGGCCATTTCAAAAAGATTGAATTTCTCTATAAAACATTTAGATGATCCCGGGAGACTTCTTTTAGACGTTAAGCAATTTGACAAAGTTTTGTTTAATCTAATATCAAATGCTATAAAGTACAGTAAGGAAGGAGGAACAGTTTTTCTGAGTGCAGAATTGCATTCCAATAAATATATAATAACAATCGCTGACAATGGGTTAGGGATAACAGATGATAATCAATTTAAAATTTTTGAAGAGTATTACCGGGATCCTAAAGCACAGGATAGTATAGGTACCGGAATAGGTCTTGCAATTACAAAAAGTATAGTTGAACAGCATGGCGGTATTATTTACTGTAATACAGTAGTTATAGATAGTGAGAAATACACTGTATTCAATATTGAATTACCAGACATCTTATTTACAAACAAAGAACATACAGAAATTGAAGTAGAAGAGCATTTTGAACATATTATAGAAAAGGTCTCCAATAGACCCACATTACTTTTAGTTGATGATAATACGGAGATGATAGATGTTCTCAAGGAAATCTTGGCTGTTCATTACCGAATTATTACAGCAGAAGATGGAGAGCAAGGAATTATGAAGGCAAAACAATTCTTACCTGATCTGATTATATCTGATGTAATGATGCCAGTCAAAAATGGTCTGATATTATGTGAAGAACTTAAAACAAATGTCTTAACAGCACATTTGCCTATTATTTTGCTTACAGCAGATACAAGTGAGGAGAGTCTTGTGAAGGGATTAAGAAATGGAGCCAATATTTATTTACAAAAACCATTTAATCCAGAAGCCCTTATACTTGTTGTCCATAATTTATTAGATATAGCCCTCAGAAACAGACAAAACTTCATTTATGAGGATAATAACTCTCCAATAAAAAATCTTTCTGAGGTCGATCAGGAATTTATTCTGAATCTGGAACAGATTATCGAAAATAATCTTTCTAATCATTTATTTAGTGTAGATTATCTTGCCGAACAAACAGGGTTGAGTCAACATATACTTTATAAAAAATTAAAGAGCCTGACTAATTTATCTGTAAATAACTTTATTAAGCGTTATCGCTTCAAAAAGGCATATGATTTATTAAAATCCAATCAAAATGTTTCAGAAGTTGCTTATATAGTTGGATTTGCTGATCGGAAATATTTCAGTCGGGAGTTCAAAAAGTATTATGGGAAAAATCCCTCAGAAATTCATCTTCAATCAAAGAAAGATTATTAG
- a CDS encoding RagB/SusD family nutrient uptake outer membrane protein: protein MKKYIAIKYYLLIAAGLLFESCNKNLEQISQSVITDAIYWKTSADLVRVTNYLYISLPDFGTPLEDRYSDFAVNITTTTIDRVSDGSREVPANDDNWTNNYRYIRAANNIILKSSSIPDDPMKTYCIAQARFFRALAYSRLVRVYGNVPYIDRTITGSDDEILYTSRNDRRAVVDSIYADLDFAAANSPQADALPGSTTTSGAEGREYGRITRSAALALKSRVALNEGSWHKFHSDPEFSGPKEPGKHFLIAQQAALMIMNEGKHSLYVKDGALSYQNLFRYQGEGYTNNKENILVRLYGQNVSNSIASQSYMRGALTDGQNAATRAYILEGLYADGLPAGKSAFDKNGLETGLLTDFENRDPRLPLTIFKVGDPFASINGATNYGNTYYYHQQKYWTGSADFFQAASGGLFLDFIAIRYAEVLLNYAEATYEINGNISDGDLDISVNLLRNRATNNDPTKLPLLTNAFVMTHGLDMRNEIRRERSIELAFEGFRYWDLLRWKTAETELPKSIIGRKYFSGINYGGAGVPQLQNGYVLIQNATQRKFNVSKDYLWPLPSAQIGLSKGSLEQNPNWK from the coding sequence ATGAAAAAGTATATAGCAATTAAATATTACCTGTTGATTGCAGCAGGACTACTTTTTGAAAGTTGTAATAAAAATTTAGAGCAGATCTCCCAATCTGTAATAACGGATGCCATTTATTGGAAAACGTCCGCAGATTTAGTCCGGGTAACAAATTATTTATACATAAGTTTACCGGACTTTGGAACGCCTTTGGAAGACCGTTACAGCGATTTCGCTGTTAATATAACGACCACTACCATAGACCGGGTTAGTGACGGTTCAAGGGAAGTGCCGGCAAATGACGACAACTGGACAAATAACTACAGATACATCCGGGCGGCAAATAATATTATATTAAAGTCATCTTCCATTCCGGATGACCCCATGAAGACATATTGTATCGCACAAGCTCGTTTCTTCAGAGCTCTTGCTTATTCCAGACTCGTGCGCGTCTATGGAAATGTGCCTTATATAGATAGAACCATTACAGGAAGTGATGATGAAATATTATACACTTCCCGAAATGATAGAAGGGCTGTAGTAGATTCGATTTATGCCGATCTCGATTTTGCAGCTGCCAACTCTCCCCAAGCGGACGCACTTCCGGGAAGTACCACTACGTCCGGAGCTGAGGGGAGAGAATACGGCCGGATTACAAGAAGCGCAGCTCTTGCTTTGAAGTCAAGGGTAGCATTAAATGAAGGTTCCTGGCACAAGTTTCATAGTGATCCTGAATTTTCAGGTCCCAAAGAACCCGGAAAACACTTTTTGATAGCACAACAGGCTGCCCTAATGATTATGAATGAGGGAAAACATAGTCTGTATGTAAAAGATGGAGCTCTAAGCTATCAAAATCTTTTTAGATATCAGGGAGAAGGTTATACCAACAATAAAGAGAACATCTTAGTGCGTCTGTATGGACAAAATGTCTCAAACAGTATCGCTAGTCAAAGCTATATGCGGGGAGCGCTGACCGATGGTCAGAATGCAGCAACAAGAGCTTATATTTTAGAAGGTTTATATGCTGACGGCCTGCCAGCCGGAAAATCTGCTTTTGATAAAAATGGCCTGGAAACAGGATTATTGACAGATTTTGAAAATCGGGATCCACGATTACCACTAACTATATTTAAAGTAGGAGATCCGTTTGCAAGTATAAACGGAGCCACTAATTACGGTAATACCTATTATTACCATCAACAGAAATACTGGACTGGCAGTGCTGATTTCTTTCAGGCTGCTTCAGGTGGTTTATTTTTAGATTTTATCGCTATACGATATGCAGAAGTACTTTTAAATTATGCAGAAGCCACATATGAAATTAACGGAAATATTTCAGATGGAGATCTTGATATCTCTGTTAACCTGCTCAGAAATCGTGCAACCAATAATGATCCGACTAAACTACCTTTGCTGACAAATGCATTTGTTATGACCCACGGACTCGATATGCGAAATGAGATAAGAAGAGAAAGATCCATTGAGCTAGCATTTGAAGGTTTTAGATACTGGGATCTTCTTCGTTGGAAAACAGCTGAAACCGAACTGCCAAAATCCATAATTGGCCGAAAATATTTTTCAGGAATAAATTATGGAGGAGCGGGAGTTCCACAACTTCAAAATGGTTATGTGCTAATACAAAACGCGACTCAACGAAAATTCAATGTATCAAAGGATTATCTTTGGCCTCTGCCGTCCGCTCAAATTGGACTAAGTAAAGGAAGTCTGGAGCAGAATCCTAATTGGAAATAA
- a CDS encoding glycoside hydrolase family 88 protein produces MKFLITLGCLLMVSAAYSQTTQHHKLSLTKDFVDSNLNSAVKQIKYLAESTNTDEIPTTYSNGKHINFGTGWWCSGFYPGTLLYLYEFSKDPFLIKEAKKKLHYLEKEKNNKTTHDLGFMLFCSFGNAFRLMPDSTRYKDILAEGAQSLASRYNKVTKTIRSWDTGKNRKGDIWQYPVIIDNMMNLEFLLQISKLTQDKNLRDVAISHADVTLKNHFRKDGSSYHVVDYDRETGKVLRKNTAQGAFDESAWARGQSWALYGYTMMYRETKNKKYLQQARKIAGFYLNHHNLPTDLIPYWDMDQDKLTVDSPYYNNRNNRDASTAAIITSALLELSTYSKGKESQNYIEKAEKMLISLSDTSYKASYKSAGGFILMHNVGSIPHKTEVDVPLTYADYYYVEALMRYKRMLENREVILEIKNQTTH; encoded by the coding sequence ATGAAATTCCTAATTACACTCGGCTGCTTATTAATGGTATCAGCTGCTTACAGTCAGACTACTCAGCACCATAAACTGTCACTTACCAAAGATTTTGTAGACTCTAATCTAAACAGTGCCGTAAAACAGATTAAGTACTTGGCTGAATCAACAAATACAGACGAAATTCCCACCACGTATAGCAATGGCAAGCACATAAATTTTGGAACCGGCTGGTGGTGCTCAGGGTTCTATCCAGGCACTTTACTTTATTTATACGAGTTCTCAAAAGATCCGTTTCTGATTAAGGAAGCAAAGAAAAAACTTCATTATCTGGAGAAAGAAAAAAATAATAAGACCACTCACGATTTGGGATTCATGTTGTTCTGCAGCTTCGGAAACGCCTTCCGTTTAATGCCGGATTCAACCCGTTATAAGGACATACTGGCTGAAGGAGCTCAATCTCTGGCATCCCGCTATAACAAAGTAACCAAAACAATCCGATCCTGGGATACAGGAAAAAACCGGAAGGGAGATATATGGCAGTATCCGGTAATCATTGATAACATGATGAATCTAGAATTTCTGCTTCAGATCTCTAAACTAACTCAGGACAAAAATTTAAGAGATGTAGCTATCAGCCATGCAGATGTGACATTAAAAAATCACTTCCGAAAAGACGGCAGCAGCTATCATGTGGTTGACTATGACCGTGAAACAGGAAAAGTATTGCGTAAAAACACTGCTCAGGGGGCATTTGATGAGTCAGCTTGGGCCAGAGGACAATCTTGGGCATTGTATGGGTACACCATGATGTACAGGGAAACGAAAAATAAAAAGTATCTGCAACAGGCAAGAAAAATTGCCGGATTCTACTTAAACCATCACAATTTACCCACTGATCTCATCCCATATTGGGATATGGATCAGGACAAATTAACTGTTGACAGCCCATATTACAATAACCGAAATAACCGGGATGCTTCTACCGCAGCGATTATTACATCTGCCCTCTTAGAACTATCGACTTATTCAAAAGGAAAAGAGAGTCAGAACTATATTGAAAAAGCGGAAAAAATGTTGATATCTCTTTCCGATACTTCATATAAAGCATCCTATAAAAGTGCCGGAGGATTCATTCTGATGCACAACGTAGGATCAATTCCTCATAAAACAGAAGTAGATGTACCGTTAACGTATGCTGATTACTACTATGTGGAAGCTCTAATGCGATACAAGCGAATGTTAGAAAATCGTGAGGTTATTTTAGAAATTAAAAATCAGACCACTCATTAA
- a CDS encoding two-component regulator propeller domain-containing protein, with amino-acid sequence MKYIRYKLIFAVSLFLQTLGFTQEVKFQQLTKEELLENETILTIAQDADGRLWFGGNHNLFYYDSFNIKDALKKSIAVIDNSFVKRIAINKLNQIFIGTQTGIYVYDINRHKFLLNSNGRHCFLKENVNDIQTDGEKMIIATDRGVYIAQIQQDGFIFDLVSIPSKSTALSSTKNGKLYCAIQNEVWELDISKKKTKRSDSYPFVITQDYITTLFLDNKSRLWVGSRSNGLFILKGSYMEKHLLDSKSSIFPSNYIRKIIPKDSMIYVATLSGLLIFNEDLRYKNYVRKAGDKTSLSQNSIYDVFVDKQHIIWVGTYYGGINAIYPDFTPFKTFPDKSSIESNVISAIAAYKDDYYIGTDENGVYKYNRKTGVSSRLPYRLNSKLVKNLKIFNDKLYITLHAGGLSIIDLSANSIKNILPGQPIANSVNNIRDILPDKDVSYVASEKGLFKYFANGRWEPVRETDGKYITYIDKDTKGNIFFYLRVSFL; translated from the coding sequence ATGAAGTACATCAGGTATAAACTAATCTTTGCGGTGTCATTATTTCTGCAGACGCTGGGATTCACACAAGAAGTTAAGTTTCAACAATTGACGAAAGAAGAATTGCTTGAAAACGAGACGATACTAACTATTGCTCAGGATGCAGACGGAAGATTATGGTTCGGAGGAAACCATAATCTATTTTATTATGATTCATTCAATATAAAAGATGCTCTCAAAAAATCTATTGCTGTAATAGATAATAGTTTTGTTAAACGGATAGCAATAAATAAACTGAATCAAATCTTTATTGGTACTCAAACCGGAATATATGTATACGATATTAACCGGCACAAATTTCTTTTAAACAGTAATGGAAGACATTGCTTTTTGAAGGAAAATGTTAATGATATCCAAACTGATGGAGAAAAGATGATTATTGCTACAGATCGTGGAGTATACATCGCTCAGATTCAGCAGGATGGTTTTATATTTGATCTGGTCTCCATCCCAAGCAAATCAACGGCACTTTCGAGCACAAAAAACGGAAAACTTTATTGTGCAATTCAAAATGAAGTTTGGGAATTGGATATTTCTAAGAAAAAGACGAAAAGATCCGATAGCTATCCTTTTGTAATAACACAAGATTATATAACTACACTGTTTCTGGATAATAAATCAAGGCTTTGGGTAGGGAGCAGGTCAAACGGTCTGTTTATCCTTAAGGGGAGTTATATGGAAAAACACCTTTTGGATAGCAAGAGCAGCATATTTCCAAGTAATTATATTCGAAAAATAATTCCGAAAGACAGTATGATTTATGTGGCCACACTAAGTGGCCTGTTAATTTTTAATGAAGATCTGCGATATAAGAATTACGTTCGTAAAGCCGGTGACAAGACATCACTTTCCCAAAATTCTATTTATGATGTTTTTGTGGATAAGCAACATATTATATGGGTGGGAACCTATTATGGAGGTATCAATGCCATTTATCCGGATTTTACTCCTTTTAAAACATTTCCTGACAAAAGCTCTATAGAAAGTAATGTCATTAGTGCTATTGCTGCATATAAAGATGATTATTATATAGGCACAGATGAAAACGGAGTCTACAAATATAATCGAAAAACAGGTGTCAGCAGCAGACTGCCTTACCGGTTAAATTCTAAATTGGTTAAAAATCTAAAGATATTTAATGATAAACTTTACATAACTCTCCATGCCGGAGGTTTATCAATCATTGATTTATCTGCCAATAGTATTAAAAACATTCTGCCGGGACAGCCAATTGCCAATAGTGTAAACAACATAAGAGATATATTGCCTGATAAAGATGTAAGTTATGTTGCATCTGAAAAGGGGTTGTTTAAATATTTTGCAAATGGGAGGTGGGAACCTGTGAGGGAAACAGATGGAAAATACATAACTTATATTGATAAGGATACTAAAGGGAATATTTTTTTCTATCTCAGGGTAAGCTTTTTGTAA
- a CDS encoding DUF2264 domain-containing protein: MRRRTMLKAACATLASSIIQKASASTRTIPNPIKDPNNEIDDRMYWINLISRIAAPILTHISEQQFRRNMPMELSPNFDNRDPTVGYLEAFGRLLAGMAPWLALPDDHTSEGKIRKQFRKQALLGIQYGVDPDSADYFTWETNTTKQVLADAAYLSQAFLRAPGSLWEPLPEVTKKRVIKELKKLRSIQPNESNWLLFAAMPETFLFSIGEECVRERIDYAVNKFDTTWYVGDGWYSDGPKFGFDHYNGYVIHCMQVEALYHNLKASSKYKDMYLRAYKRMQRYGHHLERMISPEGYYTVVGRSSTYRNAAFQPLASLALDKRLPEDISEGQVRSALTSVLKNIFVESTFKSSGWLSMGVVGDNQENIADTYTNAGSMYVASLSFLPLGLPATDSFWTSPQQDWTSRKVFQGLKFPKDYAVNY, encoded by the coding sequence ATGAGAAGAAGAACTATGCTAAAAGCTGCCTGTGCCACTTTAGCTTCATCTATTATTCAGAAGGCTTCAGCATCAACACGGACAATACCCAATCCGATTAAGGACCCAAATAATGAAATAGATGACCGTATGTACTGGATAAACTTAATCAGCAGAATAGCAGCCCCCATACTAACCCATATCAGTGAACAACAATTCCGTCGAAATATGCCAATGGAACTAAGCCCTAACTTCGATAACCGAGATCCTACTGTGGGATACCTGGAAGCCTTTGGACGTCTTCTGGCCGGAATGGCTCCATGGCTTGCCCTTCCGGATGATCATACATCCGAAGGAAAAATAAGAAAGCAATTCAGGAAACAAGCTTTACTGGGAATTCAATACGGAGTAGATCCCGATTCAGCTGATTATTTCACCTGGGAAACCAACACAACAAAACAGGTTTTGGCAGATGCAGCTTATCTTTCACAGGCATTTTTACGTGCACCGGGTTCTCTATGGGAACCATTACCTGAGGTAACCAAGAAAAGGGTAATTAAGGAACTGAAAAAACTGAGGTCTATTCAACCAAACGAAAGTAACTGGCTGCTTTTCGCCGCTATGCCTGAAACTTTTCTTTTTTCGATTGGTGAAGAATGTGTTCGTGAACGAATAGACTATGCCGTCAACAAATTTGATACGACATGGTATGTAGGAGACGGTTGGTATAGTGACGGACCAAAATTTGGTTTTGATCACTACAATGGTTATGTGATACATTGTATGCAGGTCGAGGCATTATATCACAATCTAAAAGCGTCTTCAAAATATAAAGACATGTATTTACGTGCATATAAACGTATGCAAAGATATGGACATCACCTCGAGAGGATGATTAGTCCGGAAGGATATTATACTGTAGTCGGACGTTCAAGCACCTATAGAAATGCCGCATTTCAGCCTTTGGCATCCTTAGCTCTGGACAAAAGGCTACCGGAAGATATATCAGAAGGTCAGGTACGTTCAGCCTTAACCTCAGTGTTGAAGAACATATTTGTTGAGAGCACTTTTAAATCTTCCGGTTGGTTAAGCATGGGGGTAGTGGGAGACAATCAGGAAAATATCGCCGACACCTATACTAATGCAGGCTCTATGTATGTGGCTTCCCTGTCATTTCTACCGCTGGGCTTACCTGCCACAGATTCATTTTGGACAAGTCCGCAGCAAGATTGGACCAGTAGAAAAGTTTTTCAAGGCCTGAAATTTCCAAAAGATTACGCAGTAAATTATTAA